A part of Paenarthrobacter sp. A20 genomic DNA contains:
- a CDS encoding carbon-nitrogen hydrolase family protein: MMLLSVLQANASVMDVEANLRTIDDAAQRAAHAGAGLLLTPELFPVGYAPLRLHAELDPATLPDIRERLADIARRHKIGLVYSLPAVSRQAAVNQQETAHDDVAQPAAAGNGWHITATLVDASGAEVLNYAKVHLFGPEEHKAFVAAQEPPAVVDFNGLRTSMLICYDVEFPEAVRAAATRGAELLLVPTALSAGFDNVPQVLIRARALESQLNVAYANHSGHEDVYTFLGGSVVAGPDGSLLAAAGEGSALLFAEVGAEAVKAAREEVPYLRERRPELYGQWQDRQG; this comes from the coding sequence ATGATGCTGCTCTCAGTCCTGCAGGCGAACGCTTCCGTGATGGACGTTGAGGCGAACCTGCGCACAATCGACGACGCCGCGCAGCGCGCCGCCCACGCAGGGGCCGGGTTGCTCCTCACGCCGGAGTTGTTCCCCGTGGGATATGCCCCTCTGCGGCTGCACGCCGAACTGGACCCTGCCACTCTCCCGGACATTCGCGAACGCCTGGCTGACATTGCCCGCCGGCACAAGATCGGCCTGGTCTACAGCCTTCCGGCAGTGAGCCGGCAGGCAGCCGTCAACCAGCAAGAGACAGCGCACGACGACGTCGCGCAGCCAGCCGCCGCTGGCAACGGCTGGCACATCACGGCTACTTTGGTGGACGCCTCAGGCGCAGAGGTTCTCAACTACGCGAAGGTGCATCTCTTTGGGCCGGAAGAGCACAAGGCGTTCGTGGCCGCCCAAGAACCTCCCGCCGTCGTGGATTTCAACGGACTCCGTACGTCGATGCTGATCTGCTACGACGTTGAGTTCCCAGAAGCTGTGCGTGCCGCCGCCACGCGCGGCGCCGAACTCCTACTCGTCCCAACGGCCCTGTCCGCCGGGTTCGACAACGTGCCGCAAGTACTCATCCGAGCCCGTGCCCTGGAGAGCCAACTCAACGTGGCCTACGCCAACCACTCCGGACACGAGGATGTGTACACCTTCCTGGGTGGCAGCGTTGTGGCCGGTCCTGACGGCTCTCTACTGGCTGCCGCCGGGGAAGGTTCAGCTTTGCTGTTCGCCGAGGTAGGCGCGGAAGCGGTCAAAGCCGCGCGTGAGGAAGTCCCGTACCTTCGTGAGCGCAGGCCGGAACTGTACGGGCAATGGCAGGACAGGCAGGGCTAG
- a CDS encoding ATP-binding cassette domain-containing protein: protein MPLTVDHIDYAYNFQKQVLHDVSLSISGNRIMGLIGPNGSGKSTLIKVILGLLQMQGGSVHINGHRNSSRSAKMSAMYLSSNDYLPEFLTGEEYLRFMHGLYTEPLDLNVLGHHFDRYSMSGRHRDLIEDYSHGMRKKLQLIAAFMLERRLTVIDETLNGVDIESVKIFEKDVRNLASDGRSVLLCSHDFNVLENVADDVTVLIQGALVFQGDLGSVNKDYGNLSVLASEYIQSMEVE from the coding sequence ATGCCCCTTACTGTCGACCACATCGATTATGCGTACAACTTTCAGAAGCAAGTCCTGCATGACGTCTCACTCAGCATTTCCGGAAACAGAATCATGGGTCTTATCGGTCCCAACGGATCAGGCAAGTCAACCCTCATAAAGGTGATTTTGGGCCTACTGCAAATGCAGGGTGGCAGCGTCCACATCAACGGGCACAGGAATTCCAGTCGCAGTGCGAAAATGTCTGCAATGTACCTCTCGAGCAATGATTACCTGCCCGAGTTCCTAACCGGTGAAGAATACCTTCGATTCATGCATGGTCTCTACACTGAACCGCTCGATCTGAATGTCCTTGGTCATCACTTTGACCGCTATTCAATGAGTGGTCGCCACCGTGACCTCATTGAGGACTACTCCCATGGAATGCGCAAGAAACTCCAGCTCATTGCCGCATTCATGCTGGAACGTCGTCTCACTGTTATCGATGAGACACTCAATGGAGTGGACATCGAATCAGTAAAGATCTTCGAAAAAGACGTCCGGAATCTCGCAAGCGATGGGCGCTCGGTACTCTTGTGCAGCCATGACTTCAACGTTCTTGAGAATGTGGCCGATGACGTTACCGTCCTCATCCAAGGCGCCCTGGTCTTCCAAGGGGACCTGGGTTCAGTCAACAAGGACTATGGCAACCTCTCGGTCCTTGCTTCTGAGTACATCCAGTCAATGGAAGTCGAGTAG